In one Sphingobium indicum B90A genomic region, the following are encoded:
- a CDS encoding CpaF family protein: protein MSAFGRKNGPSGIKPGFGLARPMQGGAPREEAKGGDQFPPLDMTALPPEAPLDPLSAPTSQMQRNADAMQRLSDRANAEHAADAGPQGFEASVHKIKEQVLPRLLERVDPEAAATLTKDELAEEFRPIIMEVLAELKLTLNRREQFALEKVLVDELLGLGPLEELLADPDVSDIMVNGPEQTYIEKKGKLQIAPIKFRDEEHLFQIAQRIVNKVGRRVDQTTPLADARLPDGSRVNVIVPPLSLRGTAISIRKFSAKPITLDMLAQWGAMSQKMCTALKIAGACRFNIVISGGTGSGKTTMLNALSKMIDPGERVLTIEDAAELRLQQPHWLPLETRPPNLEGQGAITIGDLVKNALRMRPDRIILGEIRGAECFDLLAAMNTGHDGSMCTLHSNSPRECLGRMENMILMGDIKIPKEAISKQIADSVDLIVQVKRLRDGSRRVTNVTEVIGMEGDVIVTQELFKFEYHDEDDSGKIIGEYRSMGLRPYTLDKARQFGFDQPFLEACL, encoded by the coding sequence ATGAGCGCGTTCGGACGTAAAAATGGACCTTCGGGCATAAAGCCCGGCTTCGGCCTTGCTCGCCCCATGCAAGGCGGCGCGCCCAGGGAAGAGGCCAAGGGCGGCGATCAATTCCCCCCCCTGGACATGACGGCCCTGCCTCCGGAAGCGCCGCTAGACCCGCTCTCCGCCCCCACCAGCCAGATGCAGCGCAACGCCGACGCGATGCAGCGCCTGTCGGATCGCGCCAATGCCGAACATGCCGCGGATGCCGGGCCGCAGGGTTTCGAAGCCTCCGTCCACAAGATCAAGGAGCAGGTTCTCCCCCGCCTGCTGGAGCGCGTTGACCCCGAAGCCGCCGCCACGCTGACCAAGGATGAACTGGCCGAGGAATTCCGGCCCATCATCATGGAGGTGCTGGCGGAACTGAAGCTGACCCTCAACCGCCGCGAACAGTTCGCGCTGGAAAAGGTGCTGGTGGACGAGCTGCTGGGCCTCGGCCCGTTGGAGGAGTTGCTGGCCGATCCCGACGTCAGCGACATCATGGTCAACGGCCCGGAACAGACCTATATCGAAAAAAAGGGCAAGCTCCAGATCGCGCCGATCAAGTTCCGCGACGAGGAGCATCTGTTCCAGATCGCCCAGCGCATCGTGAACAAGGTCGGCCGCCGCGTCGACCAGACGACGCCGCTGGCCGACGCCCGCCTGCCCGACGGCAGCCGCGTCAACGTCATCGTGCCGCCGCTGTCCCTGCGCGGGACCGCCATCTCCATCCGTAAATTCTCCGCCAAGCCGATCACGCTCGACATGCTCGCCCAATGGGGCGCGATGAGCCAGAAGATGTGCACGGCGCTCAAGATCGCGGGCGCCTGCCGCTTCAACATCGTGATTTCGGGGGGCACCGGCTCGGGCAAGACCACCATGCTCAATGCCCTCTCCAAGATGATTGACCCCGGCGAGCGCGTGCTGACCATCGAGGACGCGGCGGAGCTTCGCCTGCAACAGCCGCACTGGCTGCCGCTGGAAACCCGCCCGCCGAACCTGGAGGGCCAAGGCGCGATCACCATCGGCGACCTCGTCAAGAACGCCCTGCGCATGCGCCCCGACCGCATCATCCTGGGCGAAATCCGCGGCGCGGAGTGTTTCGACCTGCTCGCCGCGATGAACACCGGCCATGACGGTTCCATGTGCACGCTGCACAGCAACTCGCCCCGCGAGTGCCTGGGCCGTATGGAAAACATGATCCTGATGGGCGACATCAAGATTCCCAAGGAAGCCATTTCCAAGCAGATCGCCGACTCGGTCGACCTGATCGTACAGGTGAAGCGCCTGCGCGACGGTTCGCGCCGCGTCACCAACGTGACTGAGGTGATCGGCATGGAAGGCGACGTCATCGTCACCCAGGAACTGTTCAAGTTCGAATATCATGACGAGGACGACAGCGGGAAGATCATCGGGGAATATCGCTCCATGGGCCTGCGTCCCTATACGCTGGACAAGGCGCGCCAGTTCGGCTTCGACCAGCCTTTCCTGGAAGCCTGCCTGTAG
- a CDS encoding ATP synthase F1 subunit epsilon, whose product MALHFELVTPEKLVRSEEVYQVVVPGTDGDFGVLEGHAPFMSTVRDGAIQVFASAGAAPEVIPVRGGFAEVNEKGLTVLAEHAG is encoded by the coding sequence ATGGCACTGCATTTCGAACTCGTGACCCCGGAAAAGCTCGTCCGCTCGGAAGAGGTCTATCAGGTGGTCGTCCCCGGCACCGATGGCGACTTCGGCGTGCTGGAGGGCCACGCGCCCTTCATGTCGACCGTCCGCGACGGCGCGATCCAGGTTTTCGCCAGCGCCGGCGCCGCGCCGGAGGTGATCCCGGTCCGCGGCGGCTTTGCCGAAGTCAACGAAAAGGGCCTCACCGTCCTTGCGGAGCATGCCGGCTGA
- the atpD gene encoding F0F1 ATP synthase subunit beta, translating to MATTNNVGRISQVIGAVVDVTFPDALPAILSALETSNNGQRLVLEVAQHLGENTVRTIAMDSTDGLTRGQEVTDTGAQISVPVGPATLGRILNVVGEPIDERGPVETTLSAPIHAKAPEFVDQSTDASILVTGIKVIDLLAPYAKGGKIGLFGGAGVGKTVLIQELINNIAKGHGGTSVFAGVGERTREGNDLYHEFLDAGVIAKDADGNAISEGSKVALVYGQMNEPPGARARVALSGLTIAEYFRDQEGQDVLFFVDNIFRFTQAGAEVSALLGRIPSAVGYQPTLATDMGALQERITSTNKGSITSVQAVYVPADDLTDPAPATSFAHLDATTVLNRAISELGIYPAVDPLDSTSRVLEPRVVGQEHYETARAVQAILQKYKSLQDIIAILGMDELSEEDKLTVARARKIQKFLSQPFHVAEVFTGISGKFVQIEDTVKSFKAVVEGEYDHLPENAFYMVGGIDEAIEKAKKLAAEAA from the coding sequence ATGGCAACCACCAACAATGTAGGCCGCATTTCGCAGGTCATCGGCGCCGTCGTCGACGTGACCTTCCCGGATGCGCTCCCCGCGATTCTTTCCGCTCTGGAAACCAGCAACAACGGCCAGCGCCTGGTGCTGGAAGTCGCCCAGCATCTGGGCGAGAACACCGTCCGCACCATCGCGATGGACTCGACCGACGGCCTGACCCGCGGCCAGGAAGTGACCGACACGGGCGCGCAGATCAGCGTTCCCGTCGGTCCGGCCACGCTCGGCCGCATCCTGAACGTCGTCGGCGAGCCGATCGACGAGCGCGGCCCGGTGGAAACCACCCTCTCCGCCCCGATCCATGCCAAGGCGCCGGAATTCGTCGACCAGTCGACCGACGCCAGCATCCTCGTCACCGGCATCAAGGTCATCGACCTTCTCGCCCCTTACGCCAAGGGCGGCAAGATCGGCCTGTTCGGCGGCGCGGGCGTGGGCAAGACCGTGCTGATCCAGGAACTGATCAACAATATCGCTAAGGGCCATGGCGGCACCTCGGTCTTCGCGGGCGTCGGTGAGCGGACCCGCGAGGGCAACGACCTCTATCACGAATTTCTCGACGCGGGCGTCATCGCCAAGGACGCCGACGGCAACGCGATCTCCGAAGGGTCCAAGGTGGCGCTGGTCTACGGCCAGATGAACGAGCCGCCGGGCGCCCGCGCGCGCGTCGCCCTGTCGGGCCTCACCATCGCGGAATATTTCCGCGACCAGGAAGGCCAGGACGTGCTGTTCTTCGTCGACAACATCTTCCGCTTCACCCAGGCGGGCGCGGAAGTGTCGGCCCTGCTCGGCCGCATTCCTTCGGCCGTGGGCTATCAGCCGACCCTCGCCACCGACATGGGCGCCCTTCAGGAGCGCATCACCTCGACCAACAAGGGTTCGATCACCTCGGTGCAGGCCGTCTACGTCCCCGCGGACGACTTGACCGACCCGGCGCCCGCGACCTCCTTCGCGCACCTTGACGCCACCACCGTTCTCAACCGCGCCATTTCGGAACTGGGCATCTATCCGGCGGTCGACCCGCTGGACTCGACCAGTCGCGTTCTGGAACCCCGCGTCGTCGGCCAGGAACATTATGAAACCGCCCGCGCGGTCCAGGCGATCCTGCAAAAGTACAAGTCGCTGCAGGACATCATCGCGATCCTGGGCATGGACGAGCTCAGCGAAGAGGACAAGCTGACCGTCGCCCGCGCCCGCAAGATCCAGAAGTTCCTGTCGCAGCCCTTCCACGTCGCGGAGGTCTTCACCGGCATCTCGGGCAAGTTCGTCCAGATCGAGGACACGGTAAAGTCGTTCAAGGCCGTGGTCGAAGGCGAATATGACCATCTGCCCGAAAACGCCTTCTACATGGTCGGCGGCATCGACGAAGCCATCGAAAAGGCGAAGAAGCTGGCTGCGGAAGCGGCGTAA
- a CDS encoding F0F1 ATP synthase subunit gamma, producing the protein MASLKELKLRIGSVKSTQKITKAKQMVAAAKLRKAQAAAEAARPYSSRLEAVVASLASKIAGGSGEGASPLLAGTGKDDVHLLVVANSDRGLAGAFNANIVKAARAKADELIAQGKTVRFYLIGRKGRPVINRTFPGMIVAQFDTTGVKEPGYAQAEEIARELTDMYLNGKFDVAHLFFSQFKSALAQIPTEQQIIPVKIPADADRDAIGATVEYEPSEEAILDDLLPRNVTVQIFKALLENNASEQGASMTAMDNATRNAGDLINKLTIQYNRSRQAAITTELVEIISGAEAL; encoded by the coding sequence ATGGCTAGCCTCAAGGAACTGAAGCTGCGCATCGGGTCGGTGAAATCGACCCAGAAGATCACCAAGGCGAAGCAGATGGTCGCCGCCGCGAAGCTGCGCAAGGCGCAGGCCGCCGCCGAAGCCGCCCGCCCCTATTCCAGCCGCCTGGAAGCGGTCGTCGCCAGCCTGGCGTCGAAGATCGCGGGCGGTTCGGGCGAAGGCGCGTCCCCGCTGCTGGCCGGGACCGGCAAGGACGATGTTCATCTGCTGGTCGTCGCCAATTCCGACCGCGGCCTTGCCGGCGCGTTCAACGCCAACATCGTCAAGGCCGCCCGCGCCAAGGCCGACGAACTGATCGCGCAGGGCAAGACCGTGCGCTTCTACCTCATCGGCCGCAAGGGCCGCCCGGTCATCAACCGCACCTTCCCCGGCATGATCGTCGCCCAGTTCGACACCACCGGCGTCAAGGAACCGGGCTATGCCCAGGCCGAGGAGATCGCCCGCGAACTGACCGACATGTATCTGAACGGCAAGTTCGACGTCGCGCACCTCTTCTTCTCGCAGTTCAAGTCGGCCCTCGCCCAGATTCCGACCGAACAGCAGATCATCCCGGTCAAGATCCCGGCCGACGCCGACCGCGACGCCATCGGCGCGACGGTGGAATATGAGCCGAGCGAGGAAGCCATCCTCGACGACCTGCTGCCGCGCAACGTCACGGTGCAGATCTTCAAGGCGCTGCTGGAAAACAACGCATCCGAACAGGGCGCGTCGATGACCGCCATGGACAATGCGACCCGCAACGCAGGCGACCTCATCAACAAGCTGACCATCCAGTATAACCGCAGCCGCCAGGCCGCGATCACCACCGAACTGGTCGAAATCATCTCGGGCGCAGAAGCCCTTTAA
- a CDS encoding LysE family translocator: MLTAHSLLAWTVMSIGLVLLPGPDTMLVAGHAARRGLRAGMAAIGGIQLGGLFYMALCGFGFLSVLNAVPGLFMAVKVAGAIYLAWLGLQMVRGALKPAPASEAPRMRIGGSPFMQGFVSTVLNPKVAIFFLAALPQFVGTGPDAPWQGMLLIAIVYALGFLWCALLAVLATKAGRKVGQSSAMRWFEGAMGVGFFGLAGRLALARNV, encoded by the coding sequence ATGCTCACCGCCCATTCCCTCCTTGCCTGGACCGTGATGTCGATCGGTCTGGTGCTGCTGCCGGGACCGGACACCATGCTGGTGGCCGGCCACGCGGCGCGCCGTGGGCTGAGGGCGGGGATGGCGGCCATCGGCGGCATCCAGCTTGGCGGGCTGTTCTACATGGCGCTGTGCGGCTTCGGCTTCCTGAGCGTGCTGAACGCGGTGCCGGGCCTGTTCATGGCGGTGAAGGTCGCGGGCGCGATCTATCTCGCCTGGCTCGGCCTGCAGATGGTTCGCGGCGCGCTCAAGCCCGCCCCGGCTTCGGAAGCCCCCCGGATGCGCATCGGCGGATCGCCCTTCATGCAGGGTTTCGTCAGCACCGTGCTGAACCCGAAGGTCGCGATCTTCTTCCTCGCCGCGCTGCCGCAATTCGTCGGCACCGGCCCGGACGCGCCGTGGCAGGGCATGCTGCTGATCGCCATCGTCTATGCGCTGGGCTTCCTCTGGTGCGCCCTTCTCGCCGTCCTCGCCACCAAGGCGGGGCGCAAGGTCGGGCAGAGCAGCGCGATGCGCTGGTTCGAAGGCGCCATGGGCGTCGGTTTCTTTGGTCTCGCGGGCCGCCTGGCCCTTGCTCGGAATGTTTGA